The region AACTTAACGACTATGCCTAAGGTGGGAATAGGGCATCACGCGTGGTATCGCGTTTTTTCTGTTTGGATTGTTGTTCCTCGAATCAAGAGAAATCAGGCGTTATTTTGCTATGTTCTGGATGATCTCGGCAGATAAACCCAGGCCGCTTTGGATAGCACCTTCGACTCTCGCGCCTGAGCACCAATCGCCGCAGATTCCGAGAAGTGCGTCATCACTCCACAGATGCCCTTGTTCCAAAGGAGTAGCAGGAGCACTGTAACGCCATCGATGACTGGTAGCATGAATCACGTTACTAAGCGGTTGACCGATGGCGATTGACATTGCCTCTAAAAGCTTGGGAGTGATCTCACGGGGAAGCTCCAGATGTTCCTTGGACCATTCTGGCGTCGCGTGCAAAACCCAACATTCCGCTTCTGCCTGGCGGCCCGGTTTGCTGTTATTTCGGCAGATCCATCGCAATGGATTGTCGTGGACGAACGCTCCATCATACGTTGTCGGAATTGATTGCTCGAAATGCACCATCGTTGCCCAGCATGGATCGAACGATTGAGCGGCCAGGACTTCGGCAAATGGATTGGCTTCACCTAGTATGGCCAAAGACTGTTCTGGAGGGGCAGAGCAAATCAGAATGTCGAATGGCCCATAAAGAACGCCATCGTTTGTCGTTAAATGCCAACCATCGTCAGCTTTTTGCGCCTTCGTAATCGGAGTGTTTGTTTGAATTGAAAAATCTTTGGCCAAGTGTTTTCCCAGAACATTCATCGCCGGGACGGCAACGAACCGAGGTGTGGCCTCTTCCTCGATCGCTTGGGCTGGTTTCAGAACGGCAACGCGGCCATCCCAGGGGGCGACAACACCGTCGGTTATCCAAGATCCAAGCATATCTTTGACCTCGTTGCTCCGGACGGTGAAGTATTGAGCACCATGATCGAAAGAAACCTCAGGTTCGCCGCTACGGCGTGTTGCCATGCGGCCAGAGACTCCGCGGGCTTTATCAAAGATATGAACATCGAAATGCGGTGCCAGCTTCTCCGCACTGATTAAACCCGAAATGCCAGCCCCAATGATTGCCAAAGTCTTCATGGTCAGTGATTGCTCTTATTTTCAATTGGTATTGTGTGTGAGTTGCTAAATTATGAATCGCAAACTGTTCGTAAAGTAATGCGAGTAAACCATGGAATCAGAAGTGGTTTTATGCCATTGTCAAGCAGAATGTCTCCGGCATCTACCGACAATTCGTTTTTACTTGCGTGTCGGAAAAATTTCATTGGTTTCATGTTTTGAACCGTTTAGAATCCAGGCAGAGGGATCCTTTCAGTGAGTTCACGATTCGCGGTTTTATCCGAGAGGAAGGTAGTCGTGGGTGTCTCGCTTTCAATGATCGCTTTGAATCGCGGTTCCAAGGTTTCTTGGAAAGCCTTTCGAAACGATCTTGCAACATCTTGGCCGACATTGCCATCTCCACGGGATGTCAAAAAGGAAGAGAACACACTTTCTTTCGATATGGGACATATGAGCATCGCCATGGGAATGATGCCAGGTCCGATACCGGATGACAGTTGGGCTCCACCGGAACGGCAGACTTGGATTTGGCCTGACGCAACGGACGAGATGCAAGATCATCGCACGCATCTCATCGTTACCGTAATCGGAGACGCGACACCACTGGAACAATCGCAACTTTTGACCATGGTCACGGCATCTCTTTTGGCGACATGTG is a window of Bremerella sp. TYQ1 DNA encoding:
- a CDS encoding NAD(P)/FAD-dependent oxidoreductase — translated: MKTLAIIGAGISGLISAEKLAPHFDVHIFDKARGVSGRMATRRSGEPEVSFDHGAQYFTVRSNEVKDMLGSWITDGVVAPWDGRVAVLKPAQAIEEEATPRFVAVPAMNVLGKHLAKDFSIQTNTPITKAQKADDGWHLTTNDGVLYGPFDILICSAPPEQSLAILGEANPFAEVLAAQSFDPCWATMVHFEQSIPTTYDGAFVHDNPLRWICRNNSKPGRQAEAECWVLHATPEWSKEHLELPREITPKLLEAMSIAIGQPLSNVIHATSHRWRYSAPATPLEQGHLWSDDALLGICGDWCSGARVEGAIQSGLGLSAEIIQNIAK